Genomic window (Propionibacteriaceae bacterium ZF39):
ACTCCGGCGGGCCGGGTCGTCCAGTTCGAGCGTCTCGGCTATTTCGCCCATGATCCGCGCGAGCCACTGCTCTTCCACCGCACCGTGGGGCTGCGCGACGAATGGGCGAATATCCAGAAGCGCGGCAAGTAGCACTTTCCACTGCGCCAACCGGGGCCGGGTCGTTTCGACCCGGCCCCTAGCATTGTTGTCGACGCATCGACTCAGAGGAGTAGGCCATGGCCGACCGCACCAAGCCTTTCGTGGAAAAGATCGAGATCACCGCCGACCAGCTCAGAAGCCAACTCATGGCCCTGGTGAAGGATGCCAACGCCCAGAAGGTGATCGTCAAGAACGCCTCGGGGCGCACACTGTTCGGGGTGCCCCTGACCATCGGGGCCGCGGGCGCCGGCCTGCTGTTCCTCACCCATCCCCTCGTCGCCGGCGCGGCGGCCCTCGGCGGTGCGGTGATGAAGCTGCGCCTCGAAGTCGAGCGGACGGGCCCGGCGAAGACTGACCCGACCGATCCCGCCGGCCCGCCTGCCGAGGATCCCACCAGCAACATCTGAGGCGGGCCCGGTCCGTCCGGGACGACGAAAAACCCCGGATCCCTCACGAGGGATCCGGGGTATTTGGTAGCCCCGACGGGATTCGAACCCGCGCTACTGCCTTGAGAGGGCAGCGTGCTAGGCCGCTACACAACGGGGCCCTAGCCGGAGAAACTTAACACGGAACAAAGTTCAGTGCGAAATCGCTCTCCGCTGGGGTATAAGGACTCGAACCTCAACTAACTGAACCAGAATCAGTCGTGCTGCCAATTACACCATACCCCATTGCCAGCAGGCATTTGCTGGCGTTGTATTGCCCTCGTTTTCGCTCCGGCAACGACGTGAAACATTACTGCAACTCTGTCGTCGCCGCAAATCCATTCAGGCCCTCCGTGCCGTCTGGCGGTCCCTGTCCGGGACCTGCCGAAGCAGCCCGAGCCGCCAGGCCAACGCGGCCGCCAGCAGGCTGAAGATGAGATAGACGGCGACGTCGCTGAAGGTCTGCACCCACCCGACCGCGGTCAGGGTCCGGGCGGCGCTGATCGTCGAGGTCACGCCGGCCAGAATGAAGGCGAAGACGTTGTTGATCACATGAGCGGCGATGGCTGCTTCCAGCCCGCCGGTGCGCAGGACGAGCCATCCGACCACGAGCCCGAACGCGAAGCGGGACAGGAACAGCGGGACATTCTGCGTACCGTGGAATAGGGCGAACAACAGGGCCGATGCGATGACGCCGAACCAGGGCTGGGCGACCAGCGAGCCGAGCGCCTGGAGCAGATATCCGCGGAAGAGGAACTCCTCCGCAGCCGCCTGCAACGGTGTCACGAGCAGGATGACGATCAGGAAGCCGAGGAAGCCCGGTTGGGGGTTCCAGCTCAGCGTTCCGCCGCGCAGCGGCACCGTGGCGACATAGACCGCGAACACGGCGACGGCCAGGCACAGGCACAGCAGGAGGAACCGCCAGCGGATCCGGCCCTCCACCGAGATGACGAACCGGGGCCGCACCTGATGCCACTGCCACACCATGAGCAGGGCCACCGGGATGCCCATCGCCAGCTGCACATGGGACGAGAACATCCCCTCCCAGAACTCATACCGCCGGGCCGCCGCGAGGAAGTCGGCCTCGGGCATCTGGGAATGACCCAGGCTGTGCGCGGCCCCCAGGATGAGCCCCGCGACCGCGCCGCCCAGCAGCAGCCACAGGGACAGGGCCAGGAGCACACCCAGCGCCGAGCGCCACCAGGCGTACGAATCGCCCCGCAGGATCTGCGAATAGGCCGTTCCCGGGGCGGGTTCGGCGAGGCCGCCGGTCCCCCATGTGGTCCTGGAGGGTGTCGGCGCTT
Coding sequences:
- a CDS encoding CPBP family intramembrane glutamic endopeptidase, which gives rise to MPQAPTPSRTTWGTGGLAEPAPGTAYSQILRGDSYAWWRSALGVLLALSLWLLLGGAVAGLILGAAHSLGHSQMPEADFLAAARRYEFWEGMFSSHVQLAMGIPVALLMVWQWHQVRPRFVISVEGRIRWRFLLLCLCLAVAVFAVYVATVPLRGGTLSWNPQPGFLGFLIVILLVTPLQAAAEEFLFRGYLLQALGSLVAQPWFGVIASALLFALFHGTQNVPLFLSRFAFGLVVGWLVLRTGGLEAAIAAHVINNVFAFILAGVTSTISAARTLTAVGWVQTFSDVAVYLIFSLLAAALAWRLGLLRQVPDRDRQTARRA
- a CDS encoding DUF4342 domain-containing protein; this encodes MADRTKPFVEKIEITADQLRSQLMALVKDANAQKVIVKNASGRTLFGVPLTIGAAGAGLLFLTHPLVAGAAALGGAVMKLRLEVERTGPAKTDPTDPAGPPAEDPTSNI